In the Arachis ipaensis cultivar K30076 chromosome B10, Araip1.1, whole genome shotgun sequence genome, one interval contains:
- the LOC107624330 gene encoding uncharacterized protein LOC107624330, which translates to MESTKEQHGLLQQILPPRLEDAGLEDCALPPESIHQAFLKAASAVKSAAGIFSDDDDETAGDCVNDPWPAEGTSDAVIGIEPNEPPGACAIEKGCEEGGDEVKVSGGSGGDEVEEVVDEIVLGEGAKLGEGEEEPCIDELQGLGIEDDERKNKKKNGEEEEKKPTLIEGYV; encoded by the coding sequence ATGGAGTCCACCAAAGAACAACACGGGTTACTGCAGCAGATTCTACCCCCGCGCCTCGAAGACGCAGGCCTTGAAGATTGTGCTCTTCCGCCTGAATCTATCCACCAAGCATTCCTCAAAGCAGCCTCCGCCGTGAAGTCTGCCGCCGGGATTTTCTCCGATGACGATGACGAGACCGCCGGAGATTGCGTCAACGACCCGTGGCCAGCCGAGGGAACCTCCGACGCCGTGATCGGGATCGAGCCGAACGAGCCGCCCGGAGCATGTGCCATCGAGAAAGGATGCGAAGAAGGCGGCGATGAGGTGAAAGTCTCTGGTGGTAGCGGCGGCGACGAGGTGGAGGAGGTTGTGGATGAAATTGTGCTTGGAGAAGGAGCTAAATTGGGAGAAGGTGAAGAAGAACCTTGCATTGATGAATTGCAAGGTTTGGGAATTGAAGATGATGAAaggaagaataagaagaaaaatggtgaagaagaagagaagaaacctACTTTAATTGAAGGCTATGTATGA